In a genomic window of candidate division TA06 bacterium:
- a CDS encoding isoprenylcysteine carboxylmethyltransferase family protein: MHGEELGGYAYGMWFAVTLNVFLFLFFAIGFIRPKRKFEWRSMGVFAGFIFALFTEMYGFPLTIYLLSIWMGKSYPVLDPFSHSSGHLVLVFLGLAHSHRALIILHVISNGIIFFGFYLLYKGWRLIQRAQGEKLVTIGVHSRVRHPQYSGLFLVTIGFLIQWPSLTTLIMWPILIFAYYRLATREERDLEKQFGEEFADYKRRVPAFVPRLGK; the protein is encoded by the coding sequence TGGTTTGCAGTCACTCTTAACGTTTTTCTTTTTCTCTTTTTCGCCATAGGCTTCATTAGACCGAAGAGGAAATTTGAGTGGCGTTCGATGGGTGTTTTTGCTGGTTTCATTTTTGCGTTGTTTACGGAAATGTATGGTTTTCCCCTTACTATCTATCTTCTTTCAATATGGATGGGTAAGTCTTATCCTGTTCTTGATCCGTTTTCCCATTCGAGTGGGCACTTGGTTCTGGTGTTCTTAGGGTTGGCTCATTCTCACCGAGCGTTAATCATTCTCCATGTGATTAGCAATGGGATAATATTCTTCGGCTTCTATCTTTTGTACAAAGGGTGGAGGTTGATACAACGTGCACAAGGGGAGAAGCTGGTCACAATAGGAGTGCATTCCCGGGTAAGACATCCTCAATACAGCGGTCTATTCCTGGTGACAATCGGATTTCTCATTCAATGGCCGTCCCTGACTACACTGATCATGTGGCCAATACTAATATTTGCCTATTACAGGTTAGCAACAAGAGAGGAAAGGGATTTGGAAAAACAATTTGGTGAGGAATTCGCTGACTACAAGAGAAGAGTTCCAGCTTTTGTGCCTCGTTTAGGAAAATGA